The region atatacCTTTAATAAAACCTGTTACTGTAATTTTGCATGTCCCCCTCCCCCTTCCTAAAAAAAGTTGCAAAACTAAATATAAGACTAAAAAAGTGTTTGAATTATCTATATTAAGAAATTAGGAATTCACATTGTTTGGTTATGAATAAAgaatgaattatgataaatataaaaaatgtcagaaaaattcatttatacaaatttatagtaattttttgaACCAAACAGTTTTAGAGGAGATTGATCTCTTTTATTGttattaacataaaaatattataataaaaatatggtttaaatgttcaaaaaatcaccaactttcacgtgtttttggtatttaacataatttttttaattttgacatatttaacatgaactttccaattttttacaattaagaCTGCGTgtgttttcttttgaaaaatagtattattttacattcaaaacggcgtcgttttaatgtaaaacggtgtcgttttgcATCCAAAACGGCGTCGGTGCATACAAAAGTTCATCAACAATATCAActatatttcttttataaatacACCCAAATTAAAATCGGAGTGACATCAATCTTTATATTTAAGGATAAATCAATCCAATGAGAAATtattaagattttaaaaatctaaaaatttgcCTGAATTGTCATAATACAAATAGGATAGTTTCCCATCAAGTTTTGAGGTCAACTGATGTGCGATAAACCCATTATAGTGATCTTCATGAGCTGCGAGACATGCTTCAATTGCCCGTCTTGACATATGGTCCTCTTTATAAAAAGGCTGGCTTATAAACTCATCAATTGGCATCCACTGAATTCACAAAATTATGATTTCAATCGAATTAATTAAAGTTAgtgattttgataaaaaaattgattaaattaaattaatataaaatttaaaattacatagTTGAATCGATTGAATTAACCGGTTATTTTAATTAGACCgataaaagtttcaaaaattataatgaaaagaaaacaaacaacatgtaaatatttggttaattCGTTCAGCGGAATTTTAAACTGAATTAAATCCTAATAAAACCATGTTAACTGAAATATTCAACTAAATTTAACCGGAATATATTACTCCGTTGCTAATTAGATTTAGTTGAATAATTGCTCACTTTAATAGTGAACCTAATTAATGGACCTAATAGGATAATAAACTATACATTAATTATATGCTATGTGGCAATAATCATATTAAATAatccaataaataaaaatcacatcaattaataaatttaaaattagaattaaatatatatcaacTAGAATTAAGTACTGATTGGTTTAAATAATATTGATGACCCTTATTGGAGATGGGAGTTAATACTTGATGACCCCTATTGAAAATACTCttattaaaaaggaaaatttattatttgaattaccgtaaaataataattagttacCTCAGCCGCTTGAATTTCATTTTCATCAATGGAGATTTGGTGAGACATTGGCTTGAGCAAACACATAAATAGTAAATCTGATTTCTCAAATGCCACCAGGTGAGCATGTCTGCCGAATTCACAACCATTAGAATTTTAGATAAGTTTATAAACAGGTGATTGTTGTTGAAATACATAAAAACTATAATACCTGAAAGCTACCAGCTTCAGGAATGTTGTGTCAACCTGATAGAATGACAATTACATTAAACATCACCAATTAGGCTTGTAATTTTAGTTCTAACCGAATcttttaaattgaacaaaaccaaatttataaagatttaaaatattttagactCAACAGAATCTATTGAACTggttttttttactattaaaaaaaatcaaaccaaaccaaaaatttgttttttttaattatattaaattaaatgttaCTGAATCTATTGGTTTCATGTGGTTTTTACAAACTCCTAcattcattaataaaaaaaaatgatggcTTAAAATCCCTTCCAGGAATATGTACTTTTTATACTTTAGTTATCGtcgttttatcttttaaaatttgataattcaatttcattttctttgaaATGGGAGGTTACTATGTTAATTCTGGCTTGCAATTACATATGTGGCAACATAAAAATGGGATGCTATGTAATTTTCCCtcaaatacataaatgataATTTGTATGAATTCGCTATATAATCTCCCGCTTTCGgaaaaatataagttaaataataaaaatataaaatataaaataataataaccgAAATATAAAAAACTTATAGTTCAGTTACCATGGcacaatttaacccaaaccacAATTATATGATGCTTTTCATGCTTATAAATATAGGCCAAATATTGTAAAAAGGCCagacctttcacaaaagtttcacgaaagtcctgacctttcaatttcgtcaattttagccaaaaatcgattatttagttttgattttgtccaacactcaatttgatttcaattttgcCTACGTGGCGCATACGTGACATGCCACATATATGCAAACACTAGGTAAAATGTGCATTTTAGttcttagaatttttttaaaaagatatttaCACCCTCAAACTTTAAATTGTTTCACcctcaaaaaattaatttcacatttaaaatattaattcgtccaaaaattaaaaaatccaaaaatacccctaaaactaattaaattaaatttaaaaaaattgtactaacccaacccaaaaattaaataaccatTTCGTCTAAAACAATTTCCCGACTTTTTTTTTCTCGATCCATCACAGTCGCCggaatttattttcaaacaaacacatttaaaatcttttcaattttttttaaacggaGGAGCCGCTGCTCCATTTCTGAGGAGCCGCTGCTCCTCCTCGCCggggaggagcagcagctcctcccCTGAAAAGGAGGAGCAGCGGCTcctccatttaaaaaaaaataattttttttgtaaaatattgGCACATaaaattttagtgttttaaattattttggttgGAAAAAAATTCTGGCGACTGTGATCGCTcgattggaaaaaaaatgagacGGTTGGAAAACGGGAGAGGTGGCCGAAATCGGTGCCGGTGGTATTTAATTGGGTAAAATATGTTAGAAAAgtttataagtataaaattggtgatttttttaaacattaagaactAAAATGCACTTTTTACCTGATAATTGCCATAGTGGCACATTGTGTGGCacgccacgtaggcgccacttcagcaaaattgaaatcaaattgagtgTTGGACAAAATCGAAACCAAATAATCgctttttggccaaaatcgacgaAATTGagaggtcgggacttttgtggaATTTTTGTTAAAGGTCTTGCCTTTTTGCAACATTTGGCCATAAATATATGGATAGACAATGGTTCTTACACCGGTTTCCTCTTTGACTTCTCTTATGGCTCCTGAAAATAAATCTTCAGACTGGCATGAATTAAGCAAATTGTAAGCTATTATTTCCCTTCAGGAGTAATTTAAATAGTAGAATTAAAAACATCAACCTTGTCGATATATCCTGTAGGCATTTTCCATACGTCAGAGCAAGTGCAGGGACATTTTTCTTTCACCACAAGAACCTAAAACATATGGCaaaattaattgctttaaatcaaaaaaatagattagtaaACTACTTTTATAATAACAGTGATAATACCTCTCTTTTGTCGTTGATAACAAATCCTCCTATGCCGATCTGATGGGAAGGGCTCGCCGGGAGCAAGCAAGGACCGCCTGGAATCCAATGAGTTAGCATAACGTAGCCTGGTTCAGCGTGGTGGTAATCAAAACCCTCctgaaattttatgaaattagcATACATGTTCTCAATTTTcgcaattttattaaaaaaataattttcatcaATTCCACGTACGACATATGCAGTTTGATCGCGGATAATGGCGAGCTATGTAACATAAAATAAGACATCAAAAAGCCGAAATGTAGGACTCGATATATACATTTTCTGCCTACTATGGACTGTTTAAGGCAAGTATTCAATTGTTACCTCTATGGCTATTGGTATAAGGTCAGCTTGTTCCAGTAATATCTTGAGCCATACTCCCTTCTTCCCCTGCATCATCAATTTCAACATAAGCTTTCATTAGTTTTAGACTATTAGGCTACGGAGCTTCTACTATTTTATTCTCGTAGTTACTAAACTATCGTCTTACTTCATTTTGATGatcaaactttatttttatttcaatgcAAGGTTTTCAAGTCAAAGTTTGCATAGGTGAAAACTTTGTAGGCGAAAATTAGCAAAATTCGACTGCCATGTggcaattaaaataaaataagaccatagtttaataatttgataattaattattccAAATCCGTGCCTTTACCTTCAACTTCCAATTAGACATAGAAACGCGAAGTGCAGACACGAAAGCATTAGCACTCGATGGTAAACTGTTAGGATTAATAACAACTCCACCATATTCATCATCTAATGCATCAAGAAACTCCACTTTGAAACTTGGTGATGATATATCAGGAGACATAACATAGATTCCTCTTCTATTCTTGAGCCTATCAAGTGTGCTGTCCCTCAAGAAATCTGCACAAGAAAAACAGAATTATACATATCAACTACCCTTCTCAACAACACAAATCTATGTCATTAATTCGATCTCCACTCACTCTTCGATAAGCAAGGAACATTACTGACAATTTTCGTCGATGGAACTCGACGAAAATGCCAGAAACGATGTCCAGACAATTGGGAGACGTCGGTGAATTTTGTTGCCATCATCACTATTTCTTGCGATATAAGCTATGATTGTACGTTGAAGCCAATGTTCGGCTGatgttattatatataaattttggaGTGAATATTTAAGGAATAGCATTATGACAATTTGAGCTCTCTCCACTAGCATTTGTAGTACATATTCTATTGTACATGGAGAATGAGCATATTCTTCAAAGTTCAGCATTTTATTGAACTACCTCTGCTTTATATGCTTAGTGGACTCATTATTTGTGCATCTAATTAGGAATATTAATGTATTAGTGTGCTCACTTGCCAAGAACATTCAAGCATTTTATCTATTTGTTGGTACATGCAGTATATATTCTCTCATATAACACAGTAGATATAACTAATGGATCTAGTTAACCAACGGAATGTGCATAGCagtgaatttataaaattaaagtctAATGGTGATTATGgtgttaaaatattaattttattgagaatttatttaaactttCAAAGGTTGTTTATCTACCCAACTTAGACTAATTCGCcgaaaatttattcaatttttcaagatcaattttatatttttcaaaattgatttatcCGAACCACATTAGCATCTTAATCGACAACTCTTTTTCTCTTGGGTttattgcaaattaatacacgaactttatcctaatttgcaattataacacggactttgaaacttggcaaattgatacaccaactttcagtttttggcaaattggtataTCGACCAATCATGCAACAACAGGTGActgtatattacaatgtccatgTTAGTGTTTTTCTAATTTGTTGTACCAATTTTCCAAAAACTGAAAGTAAGTACCAATATgcaaattttaaagttcgtgttataATTGAAAATCAGGATAAAACtcgttttataatttgaaattaacccttttcttttcaatgttttttgaaaatatacaCTCAATTGCCACGTAgttacaattaaattaatttcataaaattaagcAGTTTTCCGAAAAATTGGTCAAATTGGAATATACTTaattacaacttttaaaaaatttggatgaatttaaaaataaaaaaatttgtttgaCTAGAGttcaatttaaacatttaaaatatgttattttagtgtgtaaacttttatttgttttctacATTCgcattttatttttggaaacCATATACCAAAGAAGTGCTTTCAGTTTTTTTAAGTCAACGACgtgctaaaattataaaacaagccTCATAGTTATTTAAGTTTTGTATCATTACCAAAAAAAAGATAATactatgtttaaaattttaaatgatgcACTTATGTATGTGGAATTAAACAAATgatattaataaatgtaaaaatttaCTTTTAGCATTATTAGTAGTCAGTGTCAGACAATAGAAAATGGGCAAAGTAGTTGTTAGATGTATTTTTATAagctaaaatattaatttaaaagtaatagAACTTGAGGCactaaaacaacaaattttAGAATGTTAAATTTCAAACATCATTGGTATAattgtttcttttaaaaatagtgAGGACTTCATTGGGCTTTTCTGGCAATTAACCTCACACAGTAGACCAGTAGCTAAAGCCGATGATCTAACGGATGAGATCAAATTAACTGGACGGCCCAGATTACTATTTTGGTATTCTCCAAACCCAAAATCATAGCCCCGACCAATCGTAATTACGCAATTAGAGAGAGCGAAGAACAGAAAAACTCAACGAGAAGTGCTTAATCGAGTGGCTTGGAGATTGAAAAATCGATCAATCATAATGTACAGAGCTGCATCTTCACGCCTTACGTCTCTCAAGGTCAGTTTTATCTCAACTCATCGTTTTTCATTCAGTGTCGTTTAATCGCCATATCGCGCATTTGATACAGTTTTTGTTGATTTGTAGTATTGTTTTGTCCTGTTGAGTCTACGATTATGTGATTCCTAGGCTGATAGATCTGTTAACTTCATTgaattgttttaattgtttaattttgattCGATTTGTATGATTTTTCTAGTTTAAATGTTGCTTAGTATGTGGAGCATTTCTGTTACATCATGTAGTGT is a window of Mercurialis annua linkage group LG2, ddMerAnnu1.2, whole genome shotgun sequence DNA encoding:
- the LOC126667181 gene encoding nudix hydrolase 8-like, coding for MMATKFTDVSQLSGHRFWHFRRVPSTKIVSNVPCLSKNFLRDSTLDRLKNRRGIYVMSPDISSPSFKVEFLDALDDEYGGVVINPNSLPSSANAFVSALRVSMSNWKLKGKKGVWLKILLEQADLIPIAIEEGFDYHHAEPGYVMLTHWIPGGPCLLPASPSHQIGIGGFVINDKREVLVVKEKCPCTCSDVWKMPTGYIDKSEDLFSGAIREVKEETGVDTTFLKLVAFRHAHLVAFEKSDLLFMCLLKPMSHQISIDENEIQAAEWMPIDEFISQPFYKEDHMSRRAIEACLAAHEDHYNGFIAHQLTSKLDGKLSYLYYDNSGKFLDF